Sequence from the Syntrophorhabdaceae bacterium genome:
GAGATCCCCGAGATGACCATCCCGCATTTTTCAAGGCGGTTGCGGAAGTCCATATTGAATTCATACCGGTGACGGTGCCTCTCGTGGATCATCTCCTGGCCATAGGCCTTAAAAGCAAGACTACCCTGGGCAATCCTGCATGGATATGCACCGAGCCTCATGGTCCCACCCTTATCGGAGAACTTATCCCGTTTCTGCACCTTGTTATCCCTGTCTACCCATTCCTCTATGAGGTATATGATCGGGTGGGGGGTATTTTCATCAAATTCACAGCTATGCGCGCCTTCACATCCTGCTTTATGCCTCCCTATCTCGATGACGGCAAGCTGCATGCCGAGACATAGCCCGAAATAGGGGATCTTCTTTTCCCTGGCAAACCGTACGGCGTTGATCTTGCCTTCAATCCCCCTGTCGCCGAAACCGCCGGGAACGAGTATGCCGTCCACATCAAGGAGTCCGGCAACGGACCCCTTCTCAAGGTCCTCGGAGTCTATATAGCGGATATTTACCCTGCAATTGTTGGCAATGCCGCCATGGACGAGGGCCTCATTGAGGCTCTTGTATGAATCTTTCAGTTTCACGTACTTCCCTACTAAGGCAATGTCGACCTCCCTTTTCGGGTTTTTGATGGTCTCGACAATGTCATCCCACTTTGACAGGTCCGGTTTCTTTGCCCATATATTGAGGAGCTTCGTGACCTTCTCGTCGAGCCCCTCATTATGAAACAGGAGGGGGACTTCATAGATCACCTCAACGTCCCTGGCCGTTATCACTGCATCCTTTTCAACATTACAGAAAAGCGCGATCTTATCCTTTAATCCCTGCGACAGGGGCCTTTCTGCCCGGCACAGGAGGATATCGGGCTGGATACCGATCCTGCGGAGCTCATTCACGCTGTGCTGTGTCGGTTTTGACTTCATCTCTTCCGCTGCCTTTATAAAGGGAACGAGCGTGAGGTGAATGAAGAGGGAGTTCTCTTTGCCAAGATCGTTCCGAAGCTGCCTGATGGCCTCCAGAAACGGCAGACCCTCAATATCACCGACAGTGCCTCCGATCTCAACGAGAACAACATCGACATGGTCGTCTACATCAAGGATCCTTCTCTTGATCTCGTCAGTTATGTGGGGGATTACCTGTACCGTTCCTCCAAGGTATTCTCCCCTCCGCTCCTTCGATAAAACGGTGTCATAGACCTGGCCTGTCGTGAAATTGCACCGCTTGGACCCCACAGCGTTGGTGAACCTCTCGTAGTGACCAAGGTCCAGATCGGTCTCCGCACCGTCTTCTGTGACATATACCTCGCCGTGTTGAAAAGGGTTCATGGTGCCGGGGTCCACGTTGATGTACGGGTCAAGTTTTTTTATCATGATATTGAGGCCCCTCGATTCGAGAAGGGCGCCGATAGACGCCGAGGCAAGCCCCTTACCGAGGGAAGATACAACGCCGCCGGTTACGAATATAAATTTCTGTCTCATTGTCCCTGTCCTTTTAGAAAAGACCGTACCATCTTTTCTCCACTCATTGTCACCTCGCCTGACTGCTCACTGTATCCCGATTGACAGCCATCCTGCCCGACCTTCTTATCATACATTATGAACGGTACCGGACAGGCGTAATGTGTTTTCATCGATATGGGTGTTGCGTGATCGGTAACAATCAGGAACCGCGTGTCTTCGCTGCTTTTTTCATAGAGCACACTTACTACCTCTCTGTCAATATTCTCGATTGCCCGTATCTTCTCCGCGACATTTCCGTTGTGCGAGGCCTCGTCAGGCGCTTCGATGTGGACATAGACGATGTCGTGGCTTTCAAGGAGCTTGAGGGCTGCCCCTGCCTTTGCCTTATAATCAGTGTCAAGGTAGCCTGTGGCCCCTTCAATATAAGGCGCATCAAAGCCGATGAGCCTGCTTATGCCTTTAACGAGATCGACGGCAGCGACCGTTGCGCCTCTGACCCCGTGCTGGTCTTCAAAGGATGGAAAGCGGGCCTTCTTCCCCTGTCCCCATAACCAGATACTGTTGGCAGGGTACCTGCCTTCCGATTCCCGCCTTTTGTTGACGGGGTGGTTTGCGAGAAAGGTCTGAGACCGCTCCATCAACCCTGTAAGCACCCCCGCACCCTCACCGTTCGGAAGATACTCCCCGATCTCTTTTTCAGTAATATCGTGCGGCGGGGTCGTCTTCATTTCCCACAAACCGCCTTTCCATATCATGATATGGCGATAGCTTACCCCTGGAAAGAAGACAAACTCATTGCCTCCTATCTCGTTATGCAGATCTTTAATGAGAACGTGCGCCTCCCCGGTTGTGATGTGACCACCGCTGTAATCACCCATCAGAGTCCCTTGAGGGGTTTTTGCCAGGTACACGAGGTTGCACCTGAAGGCCACATCGTCATCGCCCATCCCGATCCCCATTCCGAAGGCCTCGATGGGGGCCCTGCCCGTATAATATTTCGCCGGGTCATAACCGAATATGGACATGCATGCGACGTCACTGCCGGGCGAAAAACCTTCGGGTACAGTGATCACCTTTCCGCAGAACCCTTCCCGGGCCATTCTGTCGATGCAGGGTTTGTGTGCCGCCATGAGCGGTGTTTTTCCGTCCAGTTCCGGGAGCGGGAAATCCGCCATACCATCACCGATAATAACAACGTACTTCATTCGCGGTTTCCCCTGAGCGCCCCGAACAGTGAGTCCTCAAGGGCACCCGGCGAGGGTCTCCGATTGCCTATTGCCGATTGCCTATTGCCGATTGCCGGTTTCACAGCCCCCCTTCCTCGATACGGATGTATATGCTGCCTCCGCGTACAATGGACAATCTGTCAATCGCTGCCTTTGCCTTTTTCAGATCATGCTCAACTGCCTCATGGGTAAGCATCACTATAGGGACGTGTCCGGTCTCTTTCCTGCCCTTCTGGGTAACGGCTGAGATGCTGATATTGTACTGTGCCAGGATGCCGGAGATCTTCGACAGCACCCCGGGTCTGTCCTGCGCGGTAAATCTCATGTAGTAAGGCACCGATGACTCTTCGCCTTTTTTCATCTTTTTGCTGCTTGTATATACGGGTAATCTTATAAAATTATTTTTATCCTGGATCCTGTGCGCCATGTCTATGATATCGCTCACTACCGCGCTGCCCGTCGGTTCACCGCCGGCGCCGCGTCCGTAGAACAGGTTGGGACCTACCTTGTCCCCGACAACATATACGGCATTATAGACGCCATGCACATTGCTCATCGGGTGCGTTAAGGGGATCATCGCAGGTTCAACCCTGGCCTCAATGAGACCGTTATCGTCCCTTGCGACTGCGAGGAGCTTGATCCTGTAGCCGAACTCTTTTGCGGAATCTATATCTATGGGCTCGATCCTGGAGATTCCTC
This genomic interval carries:
- a CDS encoding CTP synthase: MRQKFIFVTGGVVSSLGKGLASASIGALLESRGLNIMIKKLDPYINVDPGTMNPFQHGEVYVTEDGAETDLDLGHYERFTNAVGSKRCNFTTGQVYDTVLSKERRGEYLGGTVQVIPHITDEIKRRILDVDDHVDVVLVEIGGTVGDIEGLPFLEAIRQLRNDLGKENSLFIHLTLVPFIKAAEEMKSKPTQHSVNELRRIGIQPDILLCRAERPLSQGLKDKIALFCNVEKDAVITARDVEVIYEVPLLFHNEGLDEKVTKLLNIWAKKPDLSKWDDIVETIKNPKREVDIALVGKYVKLKDSYKSLNEALVHGGIANNCRVNIRYIDSEDLEKGSVAGLLDVDGILVPGGFGDRGIEGKINAVRFAREKKIPYFGLCLGMQLAVIEIGRHKAGCEGAHSCEFDENTPHPIIYLIEEWVDRDNKVQKRDKFSDKGGTMRLGAYPCRIAQGSLAFKAYGQEMIHERHRHRYEFNMDFRNRLEKCGMVISGISPDGKLVEIIEFKNHPWFLACQFHPEFKSKPFRPHPLFRDFIKASLKQRQGNSRNAKKNKHT
- a CDS encoding cofactor-independent phosphoglycerate mutase codes for the protein MKYVVIIGDGMADFPLPELDGKTPLMAAHKPCIDRMAREGFCGKVITVPEGFSPGSDVACMSIFGYDPAKYYTGRAPIEAFGMGIGMGDDDVAFRCNLVYLAKTPQGTLMGDYSGGHITTGEAHVLIKDLHNEIGGNEFVFFPGVSYRHIMIWKGGLWEMKTTPPHDITEKEIGEYLPNGEGAGVLTGLMERSQTFLANHPVNKRRESEGRYPANSIWLWGQGKKARFPSFEDQHGVRGATVAAVDLVKGISRLIGFDAPYIEGATGYLDTDYKAKAGAALKLLESHDIVYVHIEAPDEASHNGNVAEKIRAIENIDREVVSVLYEKSSEDTRFLIVTDHATPISMKTHYACPVPFIMYDKKVGQDGCQSGYSEQSGEVTMSGEKMVRSFLKGQGQ